The Salegentibacter mishustinae genomic interval CTATAAGGAATTGATATATCCTTCTAAATGATCGATTATATTTTGTTTAGTAGAAACATAAGGTGATGGCTTAAAGTCATCGATTTTGCTTAATACCTCTTCTAAAGCTATATCCTCGGTCCAGGGCAGTATATAATTTAGCTTGGTAAACTCATGAAGAATTTCTTCCTGATGATCATCCACCACTTCTCCATATTTAGCTAGTCTGGGAATAGCTATTATTTTTTTATTCAGTTTCATCCCTTTAATAAGAGAGCCAGTACCAGCCTGGGTAATTACTACACGTGCTTGCTTATACAGTTCAGTTAGCTCATCTGGAGAAATAAAAGATCGCATTTTCATATATTCCGAATCGAATTGAGTATGCCCACTTTGAACAATCACTTCCTCAGTTATCAGGCCTTTCTTGCAAAGTTTTTCAATTTCAATAAGAGGTCTTTTAAATGCCGTTGGAAAGGTTCCTAGCAATACTATAATCATGATTAATGTATTAATAGTTAATAAATACCGCCCAGATAGATAGCTTTCTTATAAAACTTTTGTACACCAGGCCACTGTACAATAAACCTATCAGCGAACGGATAAATTATATCTGCAGAAAAGGCCCTTGAATTTATCCTGGCATAGCTAAGAATCCAGATAATCTTTGCTCCTGATATTTTACCTAACAGGCACATAGGAATTGCAGTATGGCTGCCGGTAGTTATAATGGCTTTGGGAAAATGCTGAATTAAAATTTTTAGGGATAGAAAAGCATTCACTACCAGGCTATAGATAAAAGATAAATTTCTTTTTTGCCCTTTGGATCTACCTTTCAGATATTTAATATTATACTTTTCTTTTAATGGAAGCGTAGCTGGAGATTCTTCTGTAACAATAAGATAATCATAGGTTAAAAACATGTCTTTTAACTCTAAAATTTGGGCAAGATGGCCTCCATCAGAACAAATAAGGATGATTTTCTTCTTTTTCATTAGGCTTCAGTATTTCTATAAACGCTTTTAATAAATATTCTTCTGAAAAAAAATTTCAGATTTGAAACATTATCTGGAGATATAATTTGCATTCTCTAATACTACATCACTAAAATTTTCGGAATAAAAATTTTGATACCAATATTCTAAAGACAATAAAATGAATAAATGCTTTTCATAATCTCGCTTTTTATTCTTGTGAAGGTCTATCATATTTTTAATAAAAGCGAGATTAAAATATTCCCGGCTTAAGGAGTTAGGTTTTTCAATCAGTTCTATCAGCGTATTGCCCAGTTCTTGTTTAAACCATATTCCTATTGGTGTTTCAAAAGCTTTTTTCTTTCTATTAATGATATTACCTGGTAAAAATTTTGCTGCCGCTTTGCGTTGAACGTATTTTGTAATTTTGCCATTCAATTTATATTTTACAGGAAGACTCTCTATAAAAGCAACAAGATCCATATCTAAGAATGGCACCCTATTTTCAATGGAATGAGCCATAGTTATTTTATCGTTAAAAAGCAGTAAACTATCAGGCAATAAACTTCGCGTATCCAGGTATAAGAGACGATTTAAAGAATTTGCTTTAGGATCTGAATTTGCCAAGATTTTATCGAATAGTTCTCTTTGTTCTGAAAAAGCAATGGTGGCTATTTCTGGTTTAAAAAGTTTTTGTTTTAATTCGGGAGTGAATAGTGAAAAAATAGCAACAAACCGATCTACCTCATTTTTGAATCTGGAGGAATAGATGCCTCTTTCCAAAGCTATATTAGCGGGAAAAAGTTTTTGTATTGCATTTAAAGGTAACATATTAAGTATTTTACCATAATCACCAATAATTTTTTCGCCACGGTATCTTTTATAACCCGCCATTGGCTCATCTGCCCCCTGACCACTCATCACCACCTTTACATGTTCATGAGCTAATTTTGAAACATGGTATAAAGGTGGAATTGTAGCTGCCGCAATGGGTTCTTCTGTATGATAGTAAGACATTGAAAAAGTTTCCAGAAACTGCTCAATGTTCATGAAGATATCATAATGGTCAGATTTAATGAATTTTGCCGTCTCTCGAGCATCATCGAGTTCATTAAAATTACCTTTTCCCTGAAAACCTACGGTAAAGGTTTTTAACTGCTTATCTGTATGTTTAGCTAACATATGGGCCACCATTGCAGAATCTAGTCCGCCACTTAAAAGCACTCCTATGGGTACGTCACTTAAAGCCTGCCTCTTAATGGCCTGTTCAAATAAAAAACTATATTGGTCTACGGCTTCAGCTTCACTTATATTATGATTTATTTTTTGTTTTCTGGGCCAAAAATCTATTTGGGTACTATTTAAGTTATTATCCAGTACCAAATAACTGGCAGCTTCCAGTTTTTTAATGCCTTTAAAAATGGTCTTTGGTGCAGGATTATAACGAAACGCCAAAAAAGTATTTAGAGCATCAAGGTCAATAGCTTTCTCATACGCAGGGTTTTCCTTTATTATTTTAAGTTCTGAAGCAAACAGCAAGGTTTTTCCTTTTTGATAGTAGTACAATGGTTTCACTCCAAACATATCCCTGGCCAAATACATTTTCTCCTCCTTTTTATCAAGTAGTGCCAACGCAAAAATTCCATTGAAATCACGAACACTGTCGATTCCGAATTTCATTAAATAATAAAGAATAGTTTCTGTATCTGAGGTTCCCTTGAAATCTACAGATGTCAATTTTTTACGGAGTTCGAGATGATTATAGATCTCCCCATTGAAAATCAATGTATATTGACCACAACTTGATTTCATGGGTTGATTCCCGGTAGGACTCAAGTCTAGAATAGATAACCTGGTATGTCCTAAATAAACGGAATTGCCCCCCATATTTTCAACAACAAAATATTGAAAATCAGGTCCTCTATGCTTTATAAGGTTTAAGGATTCTTTAGTTAGTTCGGCATTTATGGCCCCTGCTATTCCACACATAGTCGTTATTTTTAAAAATTAATGATTTATAAATTTCTTCCAAATCCATGGCCTTTTTGTGTAGGTCTAAAAATTCTTGAGCATAGATTTTAGCCTGTTCTCCAACTTGTTTTCTAAGATTATAATCATAAAGCTTGATAAGGAGCTGGGACATTTCACGGTCATCTTTTTCTTCAATTAAGAAACCTGTTTTTTTATCGTTAATAACAAATGGTATCCCTCCGTGGCGGGTAGATATTACCGGTAATCCACTTGCCATCGCTTCTACAATAGCACCTGGAATACCTTCCTTGTCGTTTTGTTTTGTTAATACACTTGGATGAACAAATACATTTGCATGCTGTATTAATGACTTCAAAATCTCGTTATGCTTTAAGTAGCCGTGAAATGTAAGGTTTTCCGTTAGTCCAAGATCGTAAGCCATTTGGGTAAGGGGTTTCAAAAGTTTTCCACCACCAACTATATCATAATGAAATTTAAGAGTAGGTGCTTCATTTTTAATTCGGGATAATGCGCGTAATACAGTTTCATGGCCTTTTACTTCTAGAAGACTTGCTATGGTTAAAATTTTCATTTCTCCAGAAAGCATTTCATAATTTCTGACCGAATCAAATTTTTGGGTATCAATGCCATGATAATGAACCTTAATCTTACTTTCTGGGAATCCTATGTTTATTAAGTCATTTTTCATTTCCTCTGTCATTGCTAAAAATAAATCGTATTCTTCAATAATAGGTTTATAGAAATGTTTATAGAAGTATTTGAATTTGACTGGTATTACAGATACATCGTAACCGTAGCAGGAACAAATTTTAGGGATTTTCAAATTCTTTGTGACTTCCCGAAATACACAGGCATCTGTAATAAAATGCGCATGAACTACGTCTGGTCTTATATAATCCAACTGCTTTTTAAAATAAGCAACCTGATTATTCCTTAAAATTTTATCTGATAAAAAGGGAATACTACCAGGATGGTAGACTTCGGCTATGGTAGGCAATGAATTCAAAAAATCTACCGTAAAGACCGAATGCTTATAATTAGGCAGGGCATTTATCTGATTCACAATAAAAGTTTCAGTGTTGCCGGGAAATTTGCGTTCTAGATGTAATACGTTCAAAGCTTTTCCTTTTTATGTTAATTCGTTGTTCTGATTAGAAATTATAAATTTCAGAATGCTTTATTTTTTATTAAGATCCTTTAAAAAATTGTTGCCATATTCCTGTCATCCTGCAAATTGCCTCCTGCTTCGATACATCTTCATAAATACAGAATCGAGGTAACTGATATATTTTTTTAA includes:
- the pssE gene encoding PssE/Cps14G family polysaccharide biosynthesis glycosyltransferase, giving the protein MIIVLLGTFPTAFKRPLIEIEKLCKKGLITEEVIVQSGHTQFDSEYMKMRSFISPDELTELYKQARVVITQAGTGSLIKGMKLNKKIIAIPRLAKYGEVVDDHQEEILHEFTKLNYILPWTEDIALEEVLSKIDDFKPSPYVSTKQNIIDHLEGYINSL
- the pssD gene encoding PssD/Cps14F family polysaccharide biosynthesis glycosyltransferase is translated as MKKKKIILICSDGGHLAQILELKDMFLTYDYLIVTEESPATLPLKEKYNIKYLKGRSKGQKRNLSFIYSLVVNAFLSLKILIQHFPKAIITTGSHTAIPMCLLGKISGAKIIWILSYARINSRAFSADIIYPFADRFIVQWPGVQKFYKKAIYLGGIY
- the asnB gene encoding asparagine synthase (glutamine-hydrolyzing); translated protein: MCGIAGAINAELTKESLNLIKHRGPDFQYFVVENMGGNSVYLGHTRLSILDLSPTGNQPMKSSCGQYTLIFNGEIYNHLELRKKLTSVDFKGTSDTETILYYLMKFGIDSVRDFNGIFALALLDKKEEKMYLARDMFGVKPLYYYQKGKTLLFASELKIIKENPAYEKAIDLDALNTFLAFRYNPAPKTIFKGIKKLEAASYLVLDNNLNSTQIDFWPRKQKINHNISEAEAVDQYSFLFEQAIKRQALSDVPIGVLLSGGLDSAMVAHMLAKHTDKQLKTFTVGFQGKGNFNELDDARETAKFIKSDHYDIFMNIEQFLETFSMSYYHTEEPIAAATIPPLYHVSKLAHEHVKVVMSGQGADEPMAGYKRYRGEKIIGDYGKILNMLPLNAIQKLFPANIALERGIYSSRFKNEVDRFVAIFSLFTPELKQKLFKPEIATIAFSEQRELFDKILANSDPKANSLNRLLYLDTRSLLPDSLLLFNDKITMAHSIENRVPFLDMDLVAFIESLPVKYKLNGKITKYVQRKAAAKFLPGNIINRKKKAFETPIGIWFKQELGNTLIELIEKPNSLSREYFNLAFIKNMIDLHKNKKRDYEKHLFILLSLEYWYQNFYSENFSDVVLENANYISR
- a CDS encoding glycosyltransferase, translated to MNVLHLERKFPGNTETFIVNQINALPNYKHSVFTVDFLNSLPTIAEVYHPGSIPFLSDKILRNNQVAYFKKQLDYIRPDVVHAHFITDACVFREVTKNLKIPKICSCYGYDVSVIPVKFKYFYKHFYKPIIEEYDLFLAMTEEMKNDLINIGFPESKIKVHYHGIDTQKFDSVRNYEMLSGEMKILTIASLLEVKGHETVLRALSRIKNEAPTLKFHYDIVGGGKLLKPLTQMAYDLGLTENLTFHGYLKHNEILKSLIQHANVFVHPSVLTKQNDKEGIPGAIVEAMASGLPVISTRHGGIPFVINDKKTGFLIEEKDDREMSQLLIKLYDYNLRKQVGEQAKIYAQEFLDLHKKAMDLEEIYKSLIFKNNDYVWNSRGHKCRTN